A stretch of the Xiphias gladius isolate SHS-SW01 ecotype Sanya breed wild chromosome 19, ASM1685928v1, whole genome shotgun sequence genome encodes the following:
- the elovl7a gene encoding elongation of very long chain fatty acids protein 7a isoform X1, with protein sequence MEFDNIKSSAALIYDEFIQNADSRTGNWFLMSSPLPQTIIIAAYIYFVTSLGPRIMENRKAFDLKGVLIVYNFSVVALSLYMCYEFVMSGWGTGYSFHCDLVDYSDSPQAMRMAATCWLYYFSKFIEMLDTIFFVLRKKNSQVTFLHVYHHSIMPFTWWFGVRFAPGGLGTFHALLNCVVHVIMYSYYGMTAMGPSYQKYLWWKKYLTTIQLIQFVMVTSHISQYFFMKDCPYQFPIFVYIIGLYGLIFLFLFLNFWYHAYTKGKRLPKVLQAQTWAHHTNGVMNGNASHEKDE encoded by the exons ATGGAATTTGATAATATAAAGTCCTCAGCCGCACTCATTTATGATGAGTTCATCCAAAATGCAG ACTCGCGGACGGGGAACTGGTTCCTTATGTCGTCTCCGCTCCCCCAAACGATCATCATTGCAGCGTACATTTACTTTGTCACATCGCTGGGGCCTCGGATAATGGAGAACCGCAAAGCCTTTGACCTCAAAGGAGTTCTCATTGTCTACAACTTCAGTGTGGTTGCGCTCTCTCTCTACATGTGCTACGAG tttgtGATGTCAGGATGGGGCACAGGATACTCTTTTCACTGTGACCTGGTTGACTACTCTGATTCCCCACAGGCCATGAGG ATGGCAGCAACGTGCTGGCTTTACTACTTCTCAAAGTTCATTGAGATGCTGGACACA ATCTTCTTTGTCCTGAGGAAGAAGAACAGCCAGGTGACGTTTCTTCATGTATACCACCACTCCATCATGCCCTTCACCTGGTGGTTTGGCGTTCGTTTTGCTCCAG GTGGTCTAGGGACATTCCACGCCCTGCTTAACTGCGTCGTCCATGTTATCATGTACTCGTACTACGGCATGACTGCCATGGGCCCCAGCTACCAGAAGTACctgtggtggaagaaatacCTCACTACCATTCAGCTG ATCCAGTTTGTTATGGTGACCAGCCACATCTCCCAGTATTTCTTCATGAAGGACTGTCCCTACCAGTTCCCCATCTTTGTCTACATCATCGGCCTGTATGGCCTGATTTTCCTGTTCCTCTTCCTCAACTTCTGGTACCACGCCTACACCAAGGGCAAGAGGCTGCCTAAAGTGCTGCAGGCTCAGACATGGGCACACCACACCAACGGAGTTATGAATGGAAACGCCAGTCATGAGAAAGATGAGTGA
- the elovl7a gene encoding elongation of very long chain fatty acids protein 7a isoform X2 yields the protein MSGWGTGYSFHCDLVDYSDSPQAMRMAATCWLYYFSKFIEMLDTIFFVLRKKNSQVTFLHVYHHSIMPFTWWFGVRFAPGGLGTFHALLNCVVHVIMYSYYGMTAMGPSYQKYLWWKKYLTTIQLIQFVMVTSHISQYFFMKDCPYQFPIFVYIIGLYGLIFLFLFLNFWYHAYTKGKRLPKVLQAQTWAHHTNGVMNGNASHEKDE from the exons ATGTCAGGATGGGGCACAGGATACTCTTTTCACTGTGACCTGGTTGACTACTCTGATTCCCCACAGGCCATGAGG ATGGCAGCAACGTGCTGGCTTTACTACTTCTCAAAGTTCATTGAGATGCTGGACACA ATCTTCTTTGTCCTGAGGAAGAAGAACAGCCAGGTGACGTTTCTTCATGTATACCACCACTCCATCATGCCCTTCACCTGGTGGTTTGGCGTTCGTTTTGCTCCAG GTGGTCTAGGGACATTCCACGCCCTGCTTAACTGCGTCGTCCATGTTATCATGTACTCGTACTACGGCATGACTGCCATGGGCCCCAGCTACCAGAAGTACctgtggtggaagaaatacCTCACTACCATTCAGCTG ATCCAGTTTGTTATGGTGACCAGCCACATCTCCCAGTATTTCTTCATGAAGGACTGTCCCTACCAGTTCCCCATCTTTGTCTACATCATCGGCCTGTATGGCCTGATTTTCCTGTTCCTCTTCCTCAACTTCTGGTACCACGCCTACACCAAGGGCAAGAGGCTGCCTAAAGTGCTGCAGGCTCAGACATGGGCACACCACACCAACGGAGTTATGAATGGAAACGCCAGTCATGAGAAAGATGAGTGA